One genomic window of Biomphalaria glabrata chromosome 9, xgBioGlab47.1, whole genome shotgun sequence includes the following:
- the LOC106054540 gene encoding putative tyrosinase-like protein tyr-1 — MYVLLLTLTLAVLHVSNARISEIPAPEPLQECYQRVETENVDSYIGSLYNWHCEHMMSGNLSSENTETSDPQAAEYIKQLYEKSLTIEAAPARRKRQSTLPRCVRKEYRMLTLEERTRYHNAINTLKRDTTVRPNKYDVIAAYHTGVNNARAHGGPGFLGWHRIYLMIYETALREVDPTVCVPYWDSTLESQLTNPSLSSIWTPEFLGTTQGAVVAGPFANWVLPNRSPLIRNVGIDGEPVTTADVTNILSRSRYEEIVTSPTVPARYDIELQHGSVHVYISGAMNRLDTAAFDPVFFMHHSFIDYIFERFRAKMTGDPAAYPTVPTNTRHASTATTGLPGGSRQIDGYAASLANRVTYEPVPTCSAAAPSCGDRFLVCQTSTGRCLPTTRTTRARRNVDNPSTLDTCENPTFGQAIQNDYCCSKTCDTNQWAMIPVRVVSVRPPKFQNYSSYPVTSGQLNRERDIYFPNSNSRIHKYIGGRLANPKTFKRCTKDSPAGQVFVYSNGINYSGYYKEYVIADHRQAVSVSIGFVGMKKPSPGDGVTKALLRAHDSCGRVCRVLCKDPASKQFKACSGAVALSDQKPHMYGASYDDAVMDLFDYASDGDCPRYNTDDFYITFFCDYHNKFPYSHQRSYN, encoded by the exons ATGTATGTGTTACTGTTAACTTTGACGCTGGCTGTTCTACACGTCAGCAATGCCAGGATTTCAGAGATTCCAGCCCCTGAGCCACTGCAGGAGTGCTACCAAAGAGTAGAGACCGAGAATGTTGATTCTTATATTGGAAGTCTCTACAACTGGCACTGCGAACACATGATGTCCGGTAACTTAAGCTCAGAAAACACAGAAACCAGTGACCCTCAAGCCGCTGA GTACATTAAACAATTATATGAGAAATCTTTAACTATCGAAGCTGCCCCCGCAAGAAGAAAGCGTCAGTCCACATTGCCCAGGTGTGTTAGGAAAGAGTACCGCATGCTGACTCTAGAGGAGAGGACCAGATATCATAACGCCATCAATACACTCAAGAGAGATACG ACGGTGAGGCCCAACAAATATGACGTCATCGCTGCCTACCACACAGGCGTGAATAATGCAAGAGCTCATGGTGGTCCAGGTTTTCTTGGCTGGCACAGAATATATCTGATGAT TTATGAGACTGCTCTCCGGGAAGTCGACCCGACAGTCTGTGTACCATACTGGGACTCGACTCTTGAAAGCCAACTGACGAATCCATCCTTATCATCTATTTGGACGCCCGAGTTCCTCGGCACAACTCAAGGGGCCGTAGTGGCCGGCCCTTTCGCTAACTGGGTGCTGCCCAACAGAAGTCCGCTGATTAGAAATGTGGGCATCGACGGAGAACCAGTGACCACAGCCGACGTTACGAATATTTTGTCGAGAAGCAG GTATGAAGAAATTGTAACATCTCCAACTGTTCCCGCACGGTACGACATTGAGTTACAGCACGGGTCTGTCCACGTTTACATAAGCGGCGCCATGAATCGACTGGACACTGCAGCCTTTGACCCAGTGTTCTTCATGCACCATTCCTTCATTGACTACATCTTTGAGAGGTTCAGGGCAAAAATGACCGGTGACCCTGCAGCCTATCCTACAGTG CCTACAAACACCAGACATGCGTCCACTGCTACCACTGGCCTGCCTGGCGGCTCCAGACAGATTGACGGCTATGCAGCCAGCCTGGCCAATAGGGTCACTTATGAACCAGTGCCAACATGCTCTGCAGCGGCGCCTTCTTGTGGTGACAG gtttctAGTCTGCCAGACAAGCACTGGCCGCTGTCTTCCCACAACAAGAACCACAAGGGCCAGGCGTAATGTGGACAACCCCAGCACACTTGACACTTGCGAGAACCCAACATTCGGACAGGCCATCCAGAACGACTACTGCTGCAGCAAGACCTGCGACACTAACCAGTGGGCGATGATCCCGGTCAGAGTGGTCAGCGTTAGGCCACCCAAGTTCCAGAACTACAGCAGTTACCCTGTTACTTCTGGCCAATTGAACAGAGAACGAGATATCTACTTCCCCAATTCAAACAGCCGTATCCACAA GTATATTGGCGGTCGACTAGCCAATCCTAAGACGTTTAAGAGATGTACGAAGGACAGTCCCGCAGGCCAGGTGTTTGTCTATTCAAACGGAATCAATTATTCTGGTTACTATAAGGAATACGTCATTGCTGACCACAGACAGGCGGTTTCAGTATCCATTGGATTTGTGGGGATGAAGAAACCTTCGCCAGGAGATG GCGTGACTAAAGCTCTTCTTCGAGCCCATGATTCCTGTGGGCGTGTGTGCCGTGTTTTGTGCAAGGACCCTGCTAGTAAACAATTCAAGGCATGCTCCGGGGCGGTGGCCCTAAGTGATCAGAAGCCACATATGTATGGGGCTTCCTACGACGATG CTGTTATGGACTTATTTGACTACGCTTCCGATGGAGACTGCCCAAGATATAACACAGATGATTTCTATATAACATTTTTCTGTGATTATCATAACAAATTCCCATATTCTCATCAGAGATCTTATAACTAG